From one Ursus arctos isolate Adak ecotype North America unplaced genomic scaffold, UrsArc2.0 scaffold_26, whole genome shotgun sequence genomic stretch:
- the LOC113257812 gene encoding cationic amino acid transporter 3-like — translation MLRQALHRFGQKLVRRRKLEQPVAETASASKLSTLDLVALGVNYTLGAGVYFLAGEVASNQAGPAIVICFLVASLSCALAGLCYAEFSTRVPYSGSAYLYTYVTMGELWAFITGWNFIISYVAGTASVALAWTLAFDYLIGNQLFQAHGSVLLHVPQILLEYTDFFAMGLVLLLTGILALRDWQSILVTKLVTLVSFLVLSFFIISGFIKGDLHNWKLTEEDYVKAGLNGTSSLGPLGYGGFVPFGFPGILRGAATCFYAFIGFNNIVTRVEEAQNPERSIPMGIVISLLISSLIYFGVSAALTLMVPYYQIHPGIPLPEAFLHIDWKLASYVVATGGLFTVFTTILNNIFSTHQMISVMAKDGLLFHVLARTHTSKDIPVMAIVVSGIMAAIMILLFELIDLVDFMLVGILLTHSLVATCVLILRYQPERKNGGNEAQVQEENGGNEAQVREENGGNEAQVREENGGNEAQVQEENGPEAEKLTLQGLFFPGSRTPTPLSGQVVYVCSSVLALLLTLLCLVLAHWPGLLSGDPGPITVVVLLLVLITGITGVIWRQPQSSTRLPFKVPALPLLPLLSIFVNVCLMMQLATGTWLRFGVCILSGFALYFGYGIQHSHLEKST, via the coding sequence ATGCTGCGTCAGGCACTTCACAGATTTGGTCAAAAGCTGGTTCGAAGACGTAAGCTGGAGCAACCTGTGGCTGAGACTGCCTCTGCCAGTAAACTGAGCACTCTGGATTTAGTGGCCCTGGGTGTAAACTACACACTGGGTGCTGGTGTGTACTTCTTGGCTGGAGAAGTGGCCAGCAATCAAGCAGGACCAGCCATTGTGATCTGCTTTTTGGTGGCTAGCCTATCTTGTGCGTTGGCTGGGCTGTGCTATGCAGAGTTTAGTACCCGGGTTCCCTATTCTGGCTCCGCGTATCTCTACACATATGTCACTATGGGTGAACTCTGGGCTTTCATCACAGGATGGAACTTCATCATCTCCTATGTTGCTGGGACAGCCAGTGTGGCCCTGGCTTGGACCTTAGCTTTTGACTATCTGATTGGGAACCAGCTTTTTCAGGCCCATGGGAGCGTTTTACTGCATGTTCCACAGATACTTCTAGAATATACAGACTTCTTTGCTATGGGCCTGGTGTTGCTGCTTACTGGAATACTGGCTCTGAGGGATTGGCAGTCGATCCTGGTTACCAAACTGGTCACGTTGGTGAGCTTTTTGgttctcagttttttcatcatCTCTGGCTTCATTAAGGGGGACCTGCACAACTGGAAGCTCACAGAAGAGGACTATGTAAAGGCTGGACTCAATGGCACCTCTAGCTTGGGCCCTTTGGGCTATGGAGGATTTGTGCCTTTTGGTTTCCCAGGGATTCTTCGGGGAGCAGCTACCTGTTTCTATGCATTTATAGGTTTCAACAATATTGTTACCAGAGTTGAAGAAGCCCAGAATCCTGAGCGTTCCATCCCCATGGGCATTGTGATTTCACTGCTCATCAGCTCTTTGATATATTTTGGTGTCTCTGCAGCACTTACCCTTATGGTGCCTTATTACCAGATTCATCCTGGGATCCCCTTGCCTGAAGCATTTCTGCATATTGACTGGAAACTTGCTTCTTATGTTGTGGCTACTGGAGGCCTCTTTACTGTTTTTACCACCATCTTGAATAACATTTTCTCCACCCATCAGATGATCTCTGTGATGGCAAAAGATGGCCTCCTGTTCCATGTTCTTGCTAGGACCCACACCAGCAAAGACATCCCCGTCATGGCCATTGTCGTCTCAGGCATTATGGCAGCAATCATGATACTCCTCTTTGAGCTCATTGATCTGGTGGATTTCATGTTAGTTGGGATTCTGCTTACTCACTCCCTGGTGGCTACTTGTGTTCTCATCCTTAGGTATCAGCCTGAAAGGAAGAATGGGGGAAATGAAGCACAGGTGCAGGAGGAGAATGGGGGAAATGAGGCACAGGTGCGGGAGGAGAATGGGGGAAATGAGGCACAGGTGCGGGAGGAGAATGGAGGAAATGAGGCACAGGTACAGGAGGAGAATGGACCTGAAGCAGAGAAGCTGACTCTACAGGGACTATTTTTTCCAGGCAGCCGCACCCCCACTCCACTCTCTGGCCAGGTTGTCTATGTTTGCTCCTCAGTGCTTGCTCTGCTGCTGACTCTCCTCTGCCTGGTGCTGGCCCACTGGCCAGGTCTGCTTTCTGGAGACCCAGGTCCCATCACAGTGGTCGTGCTGCTCCTGGTGCTCATCACCGGGATCACTGGGGTCATCTGGAGACAGCCACAGAGCTCCACCCGCCTTCCCTTTAaggtccctgctctgcctctcctcccactcctgagCATCTTTGTGAATGTTTGCCTTATGATGCAGTTGGCAACTGGAACCTGGCTGAGATTTGGTGTCTGTATACTCAGTGGGTTTGCGCTCTACTTTGGGTATGGGATCCAGCACAGTCATTTGGAAAAATCCACTTAA